From the Pomacea canaliculata isolate SZHN2017 linkage group LG4, ASM307304v1, whole genome shotgun sequence genome, one window contains:
- the LOC112561003 gene encoding E3 UFM1-protein ligase 1-like, producing the protein MADLDELRKYQLEFQRVQNTAAKQKLSERNVVELVKKLVELKLVDVLYTSDGKEYLTSQHLTKEILDELAVQGGRINLVDLQQALNVDLSHIESKVNELVKHDKNLTLVLGQLISSSYHDKLADEINDRLHEQGHVTVAELANLYDLPAEFVRELIEEKIGTAIKGQVDIQDKDVVFTDSFVSRMTARIRGGFSALTVPVPVGIIRNRTGCHERLFHTILEDLIKQGRIKGSISGGHQDKSVFYPDIYTRSQNQWVDSFYAQNGYLEYDSLVRLGIPDVKNYVKKRFKNEKLLFLKSCCVGPTIQDQIEASIDDALSSDSWVDIAAVLPSSFDSNDIGKLLTHCTQGRQGALVCANSIVASQKLISNSAKLFGDVIQQKAEQNVKQNPALLKGDGDKITVSKVILDENVAHEDKKEQRRKKAAAGSRKEGTGGREIKTKSTKKKGRGRDLENDSDDDVTAAAGGGGRHPDLVFMDRKEIEQVLESQSEFKECPEELITEIASQLYRPLNKQYQEAARSIFLQVSGSGTSADRKKSFGELQERVSGLWTNARLFEKGSKLFKDPNQTNLAKHLLKTLCTDMTNILVSALATEHMVSISEDTHLSTEARLKLINSLPKDVQAPLMKLHQTLNGQSLEEFFTTLENLCSSSHLSIMLKKPDKKKERQLVFAHRQTLSDQLKGENDPAMAMHLAVVLLFQTFTQAMVHAPGRLVPAVLQHLQESLDAEKYQSLTLFQDLVVQRVQAEANGEQQKVQDLMQELETMLPKIKEIALTTKRSVQTHEDQ; encoded by the exons ATGGCTGATCTCGACGAGTTGAGAAAATACCAGCTGGAATTTCAACGGGTACAGAATACGGCcgcaaaacaaaa GTTGTCAGAACGCAATGTTGTTGAACTGGTGAAGAAGTTAGTAGAACTAAAACTTGTGGATGTTCTTTATACATCTGATGGCAAAGAGTACTTGACATCTCAGCATCTTACTAAGGAGATTCTGGATGAACTTGCTGTGCAAGGGG gaAGAATCAATTTGGTGGACTTGCAGCAGGCTCTAAATGTTGACCTAAGTCATATTGAATCTAAGGTAAATGAACTTGTGAAACATGACAAGAACCTCACCCTTGTGCTAGGGCAGCTGATAAGCAG CTCATATCACGACAAGTTGGCAGATGAAATCAATGATAGACTCCATGAGCAAGGGCACGTGACAGTTGCAGAACTAGCTAACCTGTATGATCTGCCAGCTGAATTTGTTCGAGAACTCATTGAAGAAAAAATTGGAACAGCCATCAAAGGACAAGTTGACATTCAAGATAAAGATGTTGTTTTCACAGACAGTTTTGTCTCAAGAATGACTGCTAGAATCAGAGGTGGATTTAGTGCATTAACAGT GCCAGTTCCAGTGGGTATCATTCGCAACAGAACAGGATGTCATGAAAGACTCTTTCATA CCATTTTGGAGGACTTAATAAAGCAGGGTCGCATAAAAGGAAGCATTTCAGGAGGTCACCAGGACAAATCAGTGTTCTATCCTGATATCTATACTCGCTCACAGAACCAGTGGGTAGACAGTTTCTATGCACAGAATGGTTATCTTG agTATGACTCTTTGGTACGACTAGGTATCCCAGATGTGAAAAACTATGTCAAGAAGagattcaaaaatgaaaaattgctGTTTCTCAAGTCGTGCTGTGTAGGACCAACTATTCAAGATCAGATAGAGGCCAGCATTGACGATGCATTATCTAGTGATTCTTGGGTTGATATTGCG GCTGTCTTGCCATCCTCCTTTGATTCTAATGATATTGGTAAGCTGTTGACTCATTGCACACAAGGCCGCCAGGGTGCATTAGTGTGTGCTAACAGTATTGTTGCAAGCCAGAAACTCATCAGTAACAGTGCTAAACTATTTGGAGATGTCATTCAACAAAAGGCAGAGCAG AATGTGAAGCAGAATCCAGCTTTGTTGAAGGGTGATGGTGATAAGATTACCGTTTCAAAAGTGATCTTGGATGAGAATGTGGCTcatgaagacaagaaagaacaaCGAAGGAAAAAGGCTGCAG cagGTAGTAGGAAAGAGGGAACTGGAGGACGTGAGATCAAAACCAAATCAACAAAGAAGAAAGGCCGTGGGCGTGACCTTGAAAATGATTCAGATGACGACGTGACAGCAGCTGCTGGAGGTGGTGGTCGTCACCCAGATCTTGTGTTTATGGATCGGAAAGAAATTGAACAAGTGCTGGAGAGTCAATCTGAATTTAAAGAGTGTCCAGAGGAACTGATTACTGAAATAGCTTCCCAGCTTTACAG GCCTTTAAACAAGCAGTACCAGGAGGCAGCAAGATCAATCTTCCTGCAAGTATCTGGCTCTGGTACCAGTGCTGATCGCAAGAAGTCTTTTGGTGAACTGCAGGAGAGAGTGTCTGGTCTGTGGACAAATGCACGCCTTTTTGAAAAAGGATCCAAGCTGTTCAaag ATCCAAATCAGACCAACCTGGCAAAGCACCTGTTGAAAACATTGTGCACAGACATGACCAACATACTTGTCAGTGCACTGGCAACAGAGCACATGGTTTCCATTTCAGAGGACACCCATCTTTCCACAGAG GCAAGGTTAAAATTGATAAACAGTTTACCAAAAGATGTTCAAGCTCCTCTGATGAAACTGCACCAAACACTGAATGGACAG AGCCTTGAGGAGTTCTTCACGACTCTGGAAAATCTGTGCAGCTCAAGTCATCTCTCTATTATGCTTAAGAAGccagacaagaagaaggaaag ACAGCTGGTGTTTGCCCATCGTCAGACTCTGTCCGACCAGCTGAAGGGAGAGAATGACCCGGCAATGGCCATGCACTTGGCTGTAGTCCTACTGTTTCAGACTTTCACCCAGGCAATGGTACATGCACCAGGACGTCTAGTTCCAGCTGTACTTCAGCATCTTCAGGAATCTCTGGATGCTGAGAAGTATCAGAGCCTTACCCTCTTTCAAG ATCTTGTGGTGCAGAGGGTGCAGGCAGAGGCAAATGGAGAGCAGCAGAAAGTCCAGGATCTAATGCAGGAATTGGAGACAATGTTACCAAAGATCAAGGAAATTGCCTTGACCACCAAGCGCAGTGTACAGACACACGAAGATCAGTGA
- the LOC112563236 gene encoding uncharacterized protein LOC112563236: MLSFFLIFFVGLVSESWCLNSNCKSSQLSCTVAKAVSISVAENACRYTQTYASCIDSILWSTTACDELSSLVLRSTTYTDVANTKAWNKCDIEISDDFVLNDCENQKANCSKLTEYPFTEGDIYKKCMYLETFRGCFEGATPACEDRIDIARLVNMELTRLQHNSTCVGLMYPITTTPTPTPRPRPTTVKSQTATAAPPSGVKPNIDNTKFVDIYIFNGSSKSVVSATSTIVLTLVLYVWTRM, from the exons atgttgtcttttttcctGATTTTCTTTGTAG GGCTGGTGTCAGAAAGCTGGTGCCTGAACTCGAACTGTAAATCAAGTCAACTCTCCTGTACCGTCGCCAAAGCCGTCAGCATTTCAGTTGCGGAGAACGCTTGCag ATACACGCAGACATACGCCAGCTGCATAGACAGCATCTTGTGGTCAACAACAGCCTGCGATGAACTGTCTTCCCTAGTCCTAAGGAGCACGACCTACACAGACGTAGCCAACACCAAGGCTTGGAACAAATGCGACATTG AAATTTCTGACGACTTCGTGCTTAACGACTGCGAAAATCAAAAGGCGAACTGTTCAAAACTTACCGAATATCCTTTTACTGAAGGGGACATCTACAAGAAGTGCAT GTATTTGGAAACATTCCGAGGCTGCTTCGAGGGAGCAACACCGGCATGTGAGGACAGAATTGACATCGCCAGGCTCGTCAACATGGAGCTGACAAGACTTCAGC ATAACTCCACCTGTGTCG gaCTGATGTATCCCATTACTACGACGCCGACGCCGACGCCGAGGCCGAGGCCGACTACAGTCAAGAGTCAAACTGCCACTGCAGCGCCCCCTTCTGGAG TAAAACCAAACATCGACAACACCAAATTTGTCGACATATACATATTCAACGGAAGCAGCAAATCTG TGGTCTCGGCGACATCAACGATTGTGCTGACACTAGTCCTCTACGTCTGGACACGCATGTAA
- the LOC112563235 gene encoding cell wall integrity and stress response component 3-like isoform X2 — protein MVIFVLLMFTGLLSSSWSLNAGCTSAFSNCTLVKTYSIVAQESPCRYMPVYISCISLIFSTSACDELSTLVLRDTTTLEAESTKSRITCSYEIPEALQLNDCQKQKSNCSKLSGYPFVGEDIGKKCKYLETFQSCFDKTTPACEDRGDIARIVNMELTRLQYNSTCVGWQLTTELTSTASLTTRQGSTTIATTTTSTTAMTTTRGLTNPATTTTTTAPRPASTAAPTAPVLTNPATTTTTVPRPPITAAPTTPDNTNNRNSPPRVIGNGGNGGNKVVSSVTWTVLLTLVLYVWART, from the exons ATGGTGATATTTGTTCTGCTTATGTTTACAG GGCTTCTGTCAAGCAGTTGGAGTCTGAACGCGGGCTGTACTTCTGCTTTTTCTAACTGTACCTTGGTCAAGACGTATAGCATAGTAGCACAAGAATCCCCTTGCAG gTATATGCCAGTATACATCAGCTGCATAAGCCTCATTTTCTCGACTTCAGCTTGCGATGAGTTGTCTACTCTGGTGTTGAGAGACACGACGACCCTTGAGGCCGAGAGCACCAAATCAAGGATAACCTGTTCTTATG aaatccccGAAGCCCTCCAGCTAAATGACTGCCAGAAGCAAAAATCCAACTGTTCAAAACTCAGCGGTTATCCGTTTGTTGGGGAGGACATCGGCAAGAAGTGCAA GTATTTGGAAACATTCCAAAGCTGCTTTGACAAAACGACACCAGCATGTGAGGACAGAGGTGACATCGCCAGGATCGTCAACATGGAGCTGACAAGACTTCAGT ACAACTCTACCTGTGTTG GATGGCAATTGACCACCGAACTGACTTCAACGGCCAGTCTGACGACTAGGCAGGGCTCGACAACGATAGCGACAACGACAACCAGCACGACGGCAATGACCACTACACGAG GACTGACGAATCCTGCAACTACGACCACCACCACAGCTCCACGTCCAGCCAGTACAGCAGCGCCCACTGCTCCAG TACTGACGAACCCTGCAACTACGACCACCACAGTTCCACGTCCACCCATCACAGCAGCGCCCACTACTCCAG acaacaccaacaacagaAATAGCCCCCCTCGTGTCATAGGCAATGGAGGCAATGGAGGCAACAAAGTCG TGTCTTCAGTGACATGGACGGTCTTGCTGACCCTAGTCCTCTACGTCTGGGCGCGCACCTAA
- the LOC112563235 gene encoding location of vulva defective 1-like isoform X1 — MKPCFFYVVLPGLLSSSWSLNAGCTSAFSNCTLVKTYSIVAQESPCRYMPVYISCISLIFSTSACDELSTLVLRDTTTLEAESTKSRITCSYEIPEALQLNDCQKQKSNCSKLSGYPFVGEDIGKKCKYLETFQSCFDKTTPACEDRGDIARIVNMELTRLQYNSTCVGWQLTTELTSTASLTTRQGSTTIATTTTSTTAMTTTRGLTNPATTTTTTAPRPASTAAPTAPVLTNPATTTTTVPRPPITAAPTTPDNTNNRNSPPRVIGNGGNGGNKVVSSVTWTVLLTLVLYVWART; from the exons ATGAAGCCATGCTTTTTTTATGTTGTCCTTCCAGGGCTTCTGTCAAGCAGTTGGAGTCTGAACGCGGGCTGTACTTCTGCTTTTTCTAACTGTACCTTGGTCAAGACGTATAGCATAGTAGCACAAGAATCCCCTTGCAG gTATATGCCAGTATACATCAGCTGCATAAGCCTCATTTTCTCGACTTCAGCTTGCGATGAGTTGTCTACTCTGGTGTTGAGAGACACGACGACCCTTGAGGCCGAGAGCACCAAATCAAGGATAACCTGTTCTTATG aaatccccGAAGCCCTCCAGCTAAATGACTGCCAGAAGCAAAAATCCAACTGTTCAAAACTCAGCGGTTATCCGTTTGTTGGGGAGGACATCGGCAAGAAGTGCAA GTATTTGGAAACATTCCAAAGCTGCTTTGACAAAACGACACCAGCATGTGAGGACAGAGGTGACATCGCCAGGATCGTCAACATGGAGCTGACAAGACTTCAGT ACAACTCTACCTGTGTTG GATGGCAATTGACCACCGAACTGACTTCAACGGCCAGTCTGACGACTAGGCAGGGCTCGACAACGATAGCGACAACGACAACCAGCACGACGGCAATGACCACTACACGAG GACTGACGAATCCTGCAACTACGACCACCACCACAGCTCCACGTCCAGCCAGTACAGCAGCGCCCACTGCTCCAG TACTGACGAACCCTGCAACTACGACCACCACAGTTCCACGTCCACCCATCACAGCAGCGCCCACTACTCCAG acaacaccaacaacagaAATAGCCCCCCTCGTGTCATAGGCAATGGAGGCAATGGAGGCAACAAAGTCG TGTCTTCAGTGACATGGACGGTCTTGCTGACCCTAGTCCTCTACGTCTGGGCGCGCACCTAA